The following are from one region of the Etheostoma spectabile isolate EspeVRDwgs_2016 chromosome 2, UIUC_Espe_1.0, whole genome shotgun sequence genome:
- the LOC116670005 gene encoding C-X-C motif chemokine 10: MSINTTVALLVFLTIYEGILGNHGVNQRCRCISKEKRPIGRYIGKVEVHLPSSHCQDIEIIATLKKDGQKICLDPDAPWVKIRLQRKKAQRRTP; the protein is encoded by the exons ATGTCTATCAACACTACTGTGGCACTCCTAGTGTTCCTGACTATCTATGAGG GTATTCTGGGGAATCATGGAGTGAACCAGCGATGTCGATGCATCAGCAAGGAGAAAAGGCCCATCGGACGTTACATTGGAAAGGTGGAGGTGCACCTTCCCAGCTCCCACTGCCAAGATATTGAGATTAT TGCCACTCTTAAAAAGGATGGGCAAAAGATTTGTTTGGACCCTGATGCTCCTTGGGTCAAAATTCGTCTTCAGAGGAAAAAGGCTCA GAGACGAACACCTTGA